A region of the Pseudomonas silesiensis genome:
TGGCTTCCAAAATGCGCTTCCTGTCCGCCCCGTGGGTCGGGATCCTGGAAAACGACGCCTGGCTAAACTACGCCCGCCACGCCAACCACTGCGCCCAATTGTTGGCGGAACTGGTCAGCGACATTCCGGGAGTGGAACTGATGTTCCCGGTGCAGGCCAACGGCGTATTCCTGCAACTCTCGGAACCGGCGATCGCCGCATTGACCGCCAAGGGCTGGCGCTTCTACACCTTCATCGGCAACGGCGGCGCCCGCTTCATGTGCTCGTGGGACACCGAAGAAGAGCGTGTGCGGGAACTGGCGACGGATATTCGTGAAGTGATGGCCCGCTAACCCTCGTTCACGACACACACCCTGTGTACCGATGGTTGTGGAAACGCCAAACCCTGTGGGAGCCGGCTTGCCGGCGAAGGCGTCTTCAAGGGCCCTGCAAGGCTCAAGACCTTTCGCTGCGGTGCGGCGAGCCGACAAGCCAGCTCCGACAATCCTCATTACAAACATGCATGCGTTCAGCCAGCAGACTTCGTCTACATTGACTGGCGAGCCGATAACACTCAGGAGCGCATGCATGTCATTACAAGGAAAAACCCTGTTCATTACCGGCGCCAGCCGCGGCATCGGGCGCGAGATTGCGCTGCGGGCCGCACGGGACGGGGCCAATATTGTGATTGCGGCCAAAAGCGCCGAGCCGCACCCCAAGTTGCCGGGCACGATTTTCAGCGTGGCGAAGGAAGTCGAAGCCGCTGGCGGTAAAGCGCTGGCCTTGCAGGTGGATGTGCGTGACGAGGTCGCGGTACATGAAGCACTGGCCAGGGCCAACGAGCATTTCGGTGGCATCGATGCGCTGGTCAACAACGCCGGGGCGATCAAGCTGACCGGCGTGCAACACATCGAACTCAAGCGCTTCGACCTGATGCACCAGATCAACACCCGCGCCGTACTGCTATGCAGCCAGGCTGCCCTGCCCTACCTGAAAAAGAGCAGCGGCCATATCCTCAACCTGTCGCCGCCACTGAACCTGGCGAGCAAATGGTTCGCCCAGTACAGCCCCTACACCGTGACCAAATACGGCATGAGCATGCTGACCGTCGGCATGAGCGAGGAATTCAAGCACTACGGCATCAGCGTCAACTCGCTGTGGCCGCAGACCATGATCGCCACCGCCGCCATCGAGTTTCAGCTGGGTTCCCGGGAGTCGTTCAAGCATGCGCGTACGCCGGCGATCATGGCGGATGCTGCGCACGTGATTCTGGACAGCAGCGAGCGCAGCATTACGGGGCGCTTGCTGATTGATGAGGAGATTCTGCGTGAGCATGGCGTGACCGAATTTGATCACTACCGCTTCGAGCCCGGCACCAACGACAAGCTGATGCCCGACTTGTTTATCGATTGAAAAACGGTCAGTCATGACACCGCTGAACCTGTGGGAGCGAGCTTGCTCGCGATGACGGCGGTACATTCAACATCTATGTTGGCTGACCTACCGCTATCGCGAGCAAGCTCGCTCCCACAGGTTTCGCAGTGTTGATCAAAACTCGATCCGCACATCGCCCTTCGGCACGCTGCAGCACGACAGGATGAACCCCTCGGCTTCGTCTTCCTCGGTGATCCCGCCGTTGTGGTCCATGTCGACCTCGCCACCCAGTTTCAACACCTTGCACGTCCCGCAGATCCCCATCCCGCACGCTTTCGGAATCAACAGGCCCAACTTGGCGGCAGCGGCGTGAACGGTTTCCCCCGGTGCAACACGAATGCTCTTGCCGGACGCCGTGAACTCCACCTGATGCAGGTCCGCCACGTCGATGTCCGGTGCGTCTGCGGCAATTTCGGCTTGCTCCACCGCATCGGCGCGGGCTTCCGGTGGCGTGGCGCCGAAAGATTCCTCGTGATAACGCGACATGTCGAAGCCGATCATTTCCAGCATGCGCTTCACCGCATTCATGTACGGCGTCGGGCCGCAGCAGAACACTTCGCGCTCCATGAAGTCCGGCGCCATCAACTCGAGCATCTTCTGGTTCAGGTAACCGCGATAACCGGCCCATGGTTCACCCAGGCCATGCTTCTCGCAGATCAGGTGCAGGCTGAAGTTGTCGATCCGCGACGCCATGTGTTCCAGCTCGCGGTGGTAAATGATGTCTTTGGGCGAACGGGCGCTGTGGATAAACACCATGTCGACGTTGCCGTTGGTGTCGTAGAACCAGCGCGCCATGGACATGACCGGCGTGATGCCAACGCCGCCGCTGAGGTACAGCACTTTCGGCGCGGTGAAGTCCATGGCGTTGAACAGCCCGACCGGTCCGTGCACCGCCAATTCCTGGCCTTCGTGCAGGGTGTCGTGCAACCAGTTGGAAACCTTGCCGCCCGGCACGCGCTTGATGGTCACCGAAAAGCTGTACGGCACCGACGGCGAGCTGGAAATGGTGTAGGAGCGCATGATCGGCACGCCTTCGATTTCCAGCTCCAGGGTGACAAACTGCCCGGGCTTGAAAAAGAACAGGATCGGCTGGTCGGCCATGAAGCAGAAGGTGCGCACATCCCAGGTTTCCTGGATGACTTTGACGCAACGGACGATATGTCGGCCATTGGCCCAGGTCTGGGTGGTTACCGGATTCAGGAAGCTGTTGGACATGCTGTTCTCCACCGCCGATGGTCGGCCTTATGTTGGCGATTCTGCGTATACCGCGAACCACCCATTTACCTATCTGCGACATTCACATACTTATCGCGACCAGCCCCCAACTACCGGGGGTTGCGCGTCGGGAACAGATTGGGCCATGTCGCCCATGGATAAGGTTCCCGGCAGCGCCGGCCCCACACTCGCCACAACAGATAAATGCTGTTTGTGTCTTGCGTAGCAACCGTATCAGCCACTATTCGCCGGCCACACAGAATGGCCATGAGGATCAAAACGATGGACGTCACCGCAAAAATCAGCCTGGGCGATCCGCTGGAACCCGCACGCAAGGCCACCGCGCAGATGCTGCAAGAGCGCGAGCGCACTTTCTCGCTGCCGCAGCCGTTTTACTCTGACGAGCGGCTGTTTGATATCGACATGCAGGAAATCTTCCAGAAAGAATGGTTGATCGCCGGCATGACCTGCGAGATCCCGACCAAGGGCAACTACCTGACCCTGCAGATCGGCAAGAACCCGATCATCGTGATCCGCGGCGCCGAAGGTGTGGTGCATGCGTTCCACAACGTCTGTCGTCACCGTGGTTCGCGGCTGTGCACCAGTGAAAAAGGCAAGGTCGCCAAGCTGGTCTGCCACTACCACCAGTGGACTTACGAGCTGGACGGTCGCCTGCTGTTCGCCGGCACCGAAATGGGCGCCGACTTCGACATGAAGCAATACGGCCTCAAACCGGTGAACGTGAAGACCGCCGGCGGCTATATCTTCATCAGCCTGTCGGAGAACCCGCCAGCCATCGATGACTTCCTGGCGACGTTGAACCATTACATGGAACCGTACGACATGGAGAACACCAAGGTGGCGATTACCACCACCTTGATGGAAAAGGCCAACTGGAAGCTGGTGCTGGAGAACAACCGCGAGTGCTACCACTGCAACGCCTCGCACCCGGAACTGCTGAAAACCCTGCTGGAATGGGACGACGTCACCGACCCGCGGGCCGACCAGGCGTTCAAGGACCACGTCGCCGCCTCCGCCGCCGCCTGGGAAGCCGAAAAAATTCCTTACGCCCACGCCAGCTTCGGCCTGCGTAACCGTATCGTGCGCATGCCGCTGCTCAAGGGCACCGTGTCGATGACCTTGGACGGCAAGCAGGGTTGCGCCAAACTCATGGGTCGCATCAAGAACCCGGACCTGGGCTCGATGCGTATCCTGCACCTGCCGCACTCCTGGAACCACTGCATGGGCGACCACATCATCGTCTTCACGGTGTGGCCGATCAGCGCCCAGGAAACCATGGTCACCACCAAGTGGGTCGTGCACAAGGACGCGGTCGAAGGCGTGGACTACGACGTGGAGCGCATGCGCCAGGTCTGGGATGCGACCAACGACCAGGACCGTCGCCTGGCCGAAGAGAACCAGCGCGGGATCAACTCCACGGCGTACCAGCCCGGGCCTTATTCCAAGACCTATGAGTTCGGTGTGGTGAACTTTGTGGACTGGTATAGCGAGCGGTTGTTGAACAATCTTGGGGCTGAGCCTGCGCCTTACCTCAAAGGCGTCCCGGTTCAGGGCTAACAGCAAAAGCATCGCGGGCAAGCCCGCTCCCACAGGGGATTGGTGGTGTTCAAAAATACTGCGAACAACATCAATCACTGTGGGAGCGAGCTTGCTCGCGATGGGGCCCTCACATTCACCTCATCAGCTTGAAGACCACCGCACCGACCCATCCTCTCCAATAAACTCCTCAAAACGCTCACCCCCCACCCACCGCACCTTCACATAATCATTCAACACCCGATCCGGGTAGGTTGAGGTTATCCATCGCGCGCGCTCCCTGAACCGATGTGGATTATTGACGGCTGTCCTTGTGCCGCGTGAGCGAACAGGTGACCGGCTGAAGTCAACACATGCCTTATAACTGTATGAAATCTGATCTATTGCGTTCAGGCCTATGCGGAACGTGGCTTGCAGGGTTTGGCGAACAAGTTATCCACAACTCCACCCACAGCTAATGGGGACAAGTGTGCAATCGGTGGAAATTTTATTCACAAAATGCGAAGAAAATCCGTGACTTATCCGGAATCAGGGTTCCTGGCGACAATTGGCTATTTTTTGATCTAAAGCTTGTAAGCCACGTTTTACCTGGCCCCCAGAGGATGGCGAACACCTTATCCACAGAAGCGCCAACAGACTTTGGGGGCAACTATGGCCGCTCTGTGGAAAACCACGGAAACCCGCGATAAATCGGGGTTTTAGGAAGGTATTCCACAATAATACGCTGATTTGACTGTTTTTTAACCAGACCCCTGATAGGCCCGTTTTATATGGCCTGCAGCCGACAGCAAACATCTTATCCACAGAAGCGCCAACAGAGATTGGGGGCAAGTATGGGTCCGCCAGTAAACTTATCCTCTGGAAAAAGCTCGAGAAAACCGTGAGTTAGGCTGGTTGTTTTTTGTACGAAGGCTTGCAGGGCTTGTTTTACATGGGGTGCAGCGAGGGGCGAACATGTTATCCACAGAAGCGCTAACAGGGATTGTGGGTAAATGATAAACCCTGTAGGAGCTGGCTTGCCAGCGAAGAGGCCGTAACATTCAACATCTATTTTGACTGTTACGCCGCCTTCGCTGGCAAGCCAGCTCCTACAGGGTTGTGGGTAACGGCTACGGACGGTACATCAGATACGCCTCACCCGTGACCCGAATCATCGGGTGCGGCGTGATCTGACAGGTGTCGACGATGCGGAAGCCATTGCGCTCGTAAAACCGGCGGGCGCCGGTGTTTGCGGCGTAGTCGATCAGGCTCAAGCCGTTGAGGCCCAACTGGTTGGCGCGGTCGTAAGCATAGGCAAGGAATTGCTTGCCCAAGCCCTGGTTGCGCCAGCCTTCATGCAAAGCCAGGCTGGAAATGTAGAGGGTGTCGGGGATTTCCATCGTCGCGTAGGGCGCCAGCACCGGGTCGGTTGTCGGCTCTGCCAGCGGATCGTGACGCATCACATAGCTGTGCATCATGCCAATGACCTCGTCATTCGCCTGTGCGATAAGGCAGTTCTGCCAGGAGAAGTCTACGTCGTCACGGGCATATCGGGTGGCGCCGACGTCCAGCAGATCCTGGCCGGGCTGTGCCAGTTGACTCCAGATGTAATCCGCAGCCCCCTCCGATGTGATTTGAAACAAACGCGCAATTTCCCGCGCGTCCGCACGCACTGCCGAACGAAACTCAACTGTCATTGTTTCCCCATAAATGTCGGTGACCAAACATCCTGTGGGAGCGGGCTTGCTCCGGGCGGCGTTCCGACGAACGCGGCGTGTCAGGCAATCAAATGTCGACTGACTCACTGCATTCGTCGGAACGCCGCCCGGAGCAAGCCCGCTCCCACAATGGACTAGCGGTGGATTTGTTTTAGCGGACCACGCCTTCTTCGATCAGCAATTTGAGAATGGCTTCGGCGCCTGCTTGCGCCGTGACGCCTTTGAGCACCTGACCACCGCCGCCACTGGCCTTG
Encoded here:
- a CDS encoding SDR family oxidoreductase; translated protein: MSLQGKTLFITGASRGIGREIALRAARDGANIVIAAKSAEPHPKLPGTIFSVAKEVEAAGGKALALQVDVRDEVAVHEALARANEHFGGIDALVNNAGAIKLTGVQHIELKRFDLMHQINTRAVLLCSQAALPYLKKSSGHILNLSPPLNLASKWFAQYSPYTVTKYGMSMLTVGMSEEFKHYGISVNSLWPQTMIATAAIEFQLGSRESFKHARTPAIMADAAHVILDSSERSITGRLLIDEEILREHGVTEFDHYRFEPGTNDKLMPDLFID
- the gbcB gene encoding glycine-betaine demethylase subunit GbcB; amino-acid sequence: MSNSFLNPVTTQTWANGRHIVRCVKVIQETWDVRTFCFMADQPILFFFKPGQFVTLELEIEGVPIMRSYTISSSPSVPYSFSVTIKRVPGGKVSNWLHDTLHEGQELAVHGPVGLFNAMDFTAPKVLYLSGGVGITPVMSMARWFYDTNGNVDMVFIHSARSPKDIIYHRELEHMASRIDNFSLHLICEKHGLGEPWAGYRGYLNQKMLELMAPDFMEREVFCCGPTPYMNAVKRMLEMIGFDMSRYHEESFGATPPEARADAVEQAEIAADAPDIDVADLHQVEFTASGKSIRVAPGETVHAAAAKLGLLIPKACGMGICGTCKVLKLGGEVDMDHNGGITEEDEAEGFILSCCSVPKGDVRIEF
- the gbcA gene encoding glycine-betaine demethylase subunit GbcA, translated to MDVTAKISLGDPLEPARKATAQMLQERERTFSLPQPFYSDERLFDIDMQEIFQKEWLIAGMTCEIPTKGNYLTLQIGKNPIIVIRGAEGVVHAFHNVCRHRGSRLCTSEKGKVAKLVCHYHQWTYELDGRLLFAGTEMGADFDMKQYGLKPVNVKTAGGYIFISLSENPPAIDDFLATLNHYMEPYDMENTKVAITTTLMEKANWKLVLENNRECYHCNASHPELLKTLLEWDDVTDPRADQAFKDHVAASAAAWEAEKIPYAHASFGLRNRIVRMPLLKGTVSMTLDGKQGCAKLMGRIKNPDLGSMRILHLPHSWNHCMGDHIIVFTVWPISAQETMVTTKWVVHKDAVEGVDYDVERMRQVWDATNDQDRRLAEENQRGINSTAYQPGPYSKTYEFGVVNFVDWYSERLLNNLGAEPAPYLKGVPVQG
- a CDS encoding GNAT family N-acetyltransferase, whose product is MTVEFRSAVRADAREIARLFQITSEGAADYIWSQLAQPGQDLLDVGATRYARDDVDFSWQNCLIAQANDEVIGMMHSYVMRHDPLAEPTTDPVLAPYATMEIPDTLYISSLALHEGWRNQGLGKQFLAYAYDRANQLGLNGLSLIDYAANTGARRFYERNGFRIVDTCQITPHPMIRVTGEAYLMYRP